The proteins below are encoded in one region of Colletotrichum lupini chromosome 5, complete sequence:
- a CDS encoding RNA recognition domain-containing protein produces the protein MATTDPEKRSKKTKAKAEPEAEAEVEVAPSQSPEASKKRKSTAAVEEIEVDLEAPEPPSKRAKRALKKGKKLPVKLDSDDEREAKKKEEKEQAKAAARSEHGVWIGNLPFFVTPDELRQWLIDNSGEMITKESITRLHMPTTKQVGKDKPSNKGFAYVDFNDVAPKVAAIALTEAELSRRKLLIKDSKSFEGRPKKEEETAAAGGAAGAAAAKEEVPKSSKIFIGNMSFKTTDDDVWQHFEKCGQIDWVKVATFEDTGKCKGYGWVKFREPEAAGWAVKGFVKIKEEIETEDDFVASKDKDGDDEMAEGNEDKKTEEKKFKLRKWWVNKLLGRMLKIELAEDDQTRYKKRFGKDAPKRQEQKSRRDGEEGGDGAEEATEEKKPRATRPPKTEKPAGELKAQDDLMVARLTGTAAKHTASHSVSHVSRLQAEPLGEVYLPVPATTILSSSSSDHYQPCYPCHDPALSGHDLMVIWQEMLKRNAFLIRLVRWYRRLHPTRPHGFTVNAFIVDEVTQPVPAPYFPILLGSWRLMACLIFCNSIVVYSFIFYSVWSSPSLVITSVLVVQIIAFIFRTLGLGSGTFTIGSLLSSVGHYYVSLFWPSIWSYFWFIYCLFAIRRRRFSQNYHEAWKLKYPGHFIPVFIGRSDCVRIPLPGPDEPGMDDLQMWKHLSFFYRLYRIEGGFSQVLLPKALIRFEIVEITDDIYKGPLVSVFDVPQRILDWDIRELRRASVYRDLAQADSLKGLRFVVGWDTTLISIVVLLPTIVSIATVVAWPIVAVLKYEADVQTSVQTGATVGSFIVTAGALLIGLVTLFDALAK, from the exons ATGGCTACCACCGACCCAGAGAAGCGGTCCAAGAAGACCAAGGCCAAGGCCGAACCCGAGGCCGAAGCTGAAGTCGAAGTTGCGCCGTCACAATCCCCCGAGGCGTCCAAGAAGCGCAAGTCCACCGCTGCCGTCGAGGAGATTGAAGTCGACCTCGAGGCCCCCGAACCCCCATCCAAGCGCGCCAAGCGTGCCCTgaagaagggcaagaagCTCCCCGTCAAGCTCGACAGCGACGATGAGAGGGAagccaagaagaaggaggaaaaGGAGCAGGCCAAGGCCGCCGCCCGCTCCGAGCACGGCGTGTGGATCGGCAACCTGCCCTTCTTCGTCACCCCCGACGAGCTGCGCCAGTGGCTCATTGACAACTCTGGCGAGATGATCACCAAGGAGTCCATCACAAGATTACACATGCCCACAACGAAGCAGGTCGGCAAGGACAAGCCCTCCAACAAGGGCTTCGCCTACGTCGACTTCAACGACGTCGCGCCCAAGGTCGCCGCCATTGCGCTTACCGAGGCCGAGCTCAGCCGCCGTAAGCTCCTCATCAAGGATTCCAAGTCGTTCGAGGGCCGGCCGAAGAAGGAAGAGGAGACCGCTGCCGCCGGTGGCGCCGCCGGTGCGGCGGCGGCCAAGGAGGAGGTGCCTAAGAGCAGCAAAATCTTCATTGGCAACATGAGCTTCAAGACGACCGACGACGACGTGTGGCAGCACTTTGAAAAGTGCGGGCAGATCGATTGGGTCAAGGTCGCCACCTTTGAGGACACGGGCAAGTGCAAGGGCTACGGCTGGGTTAAGTTCCGCGAGCCCGAGGCCGCCGGCTGGGCCGTCAAGGGCTTCGTCAAGATCAAGGAGGAGATCGAGACGGAGGACGACTTCGTCGCCTCCAAAGATAAGGATGGCGACGACGAGATGGCGGAAGGCAATGAGGACAAGAAGACAGAGGAGAAGAAGTTCAAGCTGAGAAAATGGTGGGTCAACAAGCTGCTCGGTCGCATGCTCAAGATTGAGCTCGCCGAGGACGACCAGACGAGGTACAAGAAGCGGTTCGGCAAGGACGCGCCCAAGAGGCAAGAACAAAAGTCCAGGCGGGACGGCGAGgagggcggcgacggcgcgGAGGAGGCGaccgaggagaagaagccgAGGGCAACCCGGCCCCCGAAGACGGAGAAGCCCGCGGGCGAGCTCAAGGCACAGGACGATCTCATGGTTGCGCGGTTGACCGGTACGGCGGCGAAACATACTG CATCGCATTCTGTATCTCATGTATCGCGATTACAGGCCGAACCTCTGGGAGAAGTCTACCTGCCTGTGCCGGCCA CCACCATCCTCAGCTCCAGCTCGAGTGATCATTACCAACCATGCTATCCCTGCCACGACCCTGCATTGAGCGGCCATGACCTCATGGTCATATGGCAAGAGATGCTGAA GAGAAATGCGTTCCTCATTCGTCTTGTTCGTTGGTACCGACGATTGCATCCCACGCGACCTCACGGCTTCACCGTCAATGCGTTCATCGTCGACGAAGTAACCCAGCCTGTACCGGCACCATACTTCCCCATACTTCTTGGTAGCTGGCGTCTCATGGCCTGTCTTATATTCTGCAACTCGATTGTCGTCTATTCTTTTATCTTCTACTCTGTCTGGTCCAGTCCCAGTCTCGTCATCACCTCCGTTCTAGTAGTCCAGATCATTGCTTTCATCTTTAGGACCCTTGGGCTAGGAAGCGGCACATTCACAATCGGATCGTTGCTTTCTAGTGTCGGCCATTACTAC GTTTCTTTATTCTGGCCTTCAATCTGGTCATACTTCTGGTTCATCTACTGCCTGTTCGCCATCCGCCGACGACGTTTCTCCCAAAACTATCATGAAGCTTGGAAACTGAAGTACCCTGGGCACTTCATTCCCGTCTTCATCGGACGGTCCGATTGCGTTCGTATTCCGCTTCCAGGTCCAGACGAACCTGGGATGGATGACCTTCAGATGTGGAAACACCTCTCCTTCTTCTATCGTTTGTACAGGATCGAGGGCGGATTCTCCCAGGTTCTGCTCCCGAAGGCGCTAATTAGATTCGAGATCGTAGAG ATCACAGATGATATTTACAAGGGACCACTAGTGTCCGTCTTTGACGTCCCCCAGCGAATCTTGGACTG GGACATACGAGAGCTGCGACGCGCTTCTGTTTACCGGGATCTAGCTCAAGCAGACTCGCTCAAGGGATTGAGGTTCGTGGTTGGATGGGATACCACCCTGATTTCGATAGTCGTTCTGTTGCCGACTATCGTCAGCATTGCCACAGTCGTGGCTTGGCCCATTGTTGCGGTTCTGAAGTATGAGGCAGATGTGCAGACAAGCGTTCAGACTGGGGCGACTGTGGGCAGCTTTATCGTCACGGCTGGAGCTTTGTTGATAGGTCTTGTTACGCTGTTCGACGCTCTTGCTAAATGA
- a CDS encoding O-methyltransferase, giving the protein MPRSNWTSNPTLSELYQKSLDQEAVLSKTGKVFSSKAISDLEDQHGQGEAKNEFDKLMLDKFVALDEDKCRFTYQLINAMGATNVVEAGTSFGVSTIYLALAVAQTKATTGKSGTVIATEKERQKAAIARGYWKQCGSVVEQEIDLREGDILETLKQGLPWVDLLLLDIWSALALPTLKTVLPRLRPGAVVLTDNTISAADGYKHLLEFLREPKNGFQNMTLPFTSGFEMSVYLPGVIR; this is encoded by the exons atgccgcggtcgaattggacttccaatccgacactaTCTGAGCTTTACCAGAAGTCACTGGATCAGGAGGCTGTCCTTTCCAAGACCGGCAAAGTATTTTCCTCTAAGGCTATCAGCGATTTAGAAGACCAGCATGGCCAGGGAGAGGCCAAGAACGAGTTTGACAAGCTCATGCTGGATAAGTTCGTCGCACTGGATGAAGACAAGTGCCGGTTCACGTACCAGCTAATCAACGCTATGGGCGCCACCAATGTCGTGGAAGCCGGCACGAGCTTCGGCGTCAGCACCATCTATCTTGCGCTTGCTGTAGCTCAAACCAAGGCTACAACGGGCAAATCCGGAACCGTAATTGCGACGGAGAAAGAGAGGCAAAAAGCTGCGATTGCGCGCGGCTACTGGAAACAGTGCGGTTCGGTGGTCGAGCAAGAGATTGACTTACGGGAGGGGGATATACTCGAAACGTTGAAGCAGGGGCTTCCGTGGGTtgaccttctccttcttgacA TTTGGTCGGCGCTCGCTTTGCCGACGCTTAAGACAGTTCTTCCTCGACTACGGCCTGGCGCGGTGGTCCTGACTGATAACACGATCTCAGCGGCGGACGGATACAAGCATTTGTTGGAATTCTTGCGAGAGCCGAAGAACGGCTTCCAGAATATGACCTTGCCATTTACCAGCGGATTCGAGATGAGTGTTTATCTGCCGGGAGTAATAAGGTAG
- a CDS encoding cysteine synthase, which produces MSLPTPLPYSSVLDAIGKTPVIQLKRIVPERCADVFVKLEFLSPTGSYKDRMAKSMVEEAERRGDLTPDITVVEATGGSTGSSLAFVCAVKGYRFLALSSDAYAKEKLQTMVAFGATVDITPSPSGNTTADLMASMKNRAAQLGSRDQFLYTDQFSNRDALIGYAEIGNELVRQFPGGFDVFCGAFGTGGMAMGVSSVIKMQNPNVRVVLLEPSSAALLTEGQGGSHGVDGVAPGFISPHVTRELYDEARTVDEGIARNMCRRLCREEGLILGTSSGMNIAAAIEIAKELGPGKKVVTIACDTGLKYLSGPLFS; this is translated from the coding sequence ATGTCACTGCCTACCCCTCTGCCATACTCCAGCGTCCTAGATGCTATAGGCAAAACCCCAGTTATCCAACTCAAGCGCATCGTCCCCGAACGTTGCGCCGATGTATTTGTCAAGCTGGAGTTCCTAAGTCCAACGGGCTCTTACAAAGACCGCATGGCCAAGTCAATGGTTGAGGAAGCCGAACGCCGTGGTGATCTCACGCCCGACATTACAGTTGTCGAAGCGACCGGCGGAAGCACTGGATCCTCTTTGGCATTTGTTTGTGCGGTGAAGGGGTATAGGTTCCTAGCCCTCTCATCCGACGCATACGCAAAAGAGAAGCTGCAGACAATGGTTGCCTTTGGGGCTACGGTCGACATTACGCCCAGCCCCTCTGGCAACACCACAGCGGATCTCATGGCATCAATGAAGAACCGTGCGGCACAATTGGGTTCGCGCGATCAGTTCCTTTACACCGACCAGTTCAGCAACCGAGATGCACTTATTGGATATGCCGAGATTGGCAACGAACTGGTCCGCCAGTTCCCTGGCGGGTTTGACGTTTTCTGCGGCGCGTTCGGGACGGGAGGTATGGCAATGGGGGTGTCAAGCGTTATCAAGATGCAGAACCCCAACGTCCGCGTGGTGCTACTGGAACCCTCGTCGGCGGCTTTGCTGACCGAGGGCCAGGGCGGATCACACGGTGTTGACGGCGTCGCGCCAGGCTTCATCTCCCCTCATGTTACAAGAGAATTGTACGACGAGGCCCGCACTGTGGATGAAGGCATCGCCCGGAATATGTGCCGTCGATTGTGCAGAGAGGAAGGCCTGATACTTGGGACATCTTCGGGGATGAATATCGCAGCAGCTATTGAAATCGCGAAAGAGCTGGGGCCAGGGAAAAAGGTAGTTACGATTGCTTGTGATACCGGACTCAAGTACTTATCTGGACCTTTGTTCTCGTGA
- a CDS encoding recombination protein rad52: MPAPGDQHSIVVNPFEEPQKRMSEYTAQEIATLQSRLEKQLGPEYLSSRSGPSGQKVHYITAEKCIALANEVFGFNGWSSSIQNIQVDFVDEHPQTMRISLGLSVIIRVTLRDGTFHEDIGYGHIENCKGKAAAFEKAKKEGTTDALKRALRNFGNVLGNCIYDKDYLARVIKMKVEPKRFHEDDLHRQQDFVVKRVEEKAPAAPAAPPVKLETTESLEDLMDEDFDDVDFAISEGDHPDEVTLPATTNGNSNSRAASVAPAPVPQHMQAPSRQMGRSTSAGNLGNNGNQRPPQTPNQAQSRPGPPTGYGNRPQPPNQPRAPSNPSGPSAPSAPSANANVTTPGQAGNAAAEPIGFFSARAVQQIPESALQGNNADAPMLLPAGQQAFNPKAESPSIRKTPGIDHSSSKPLSRSGQHVPPTPSQQPSTSGFTPVRPGNAGPGGGAGMPHPQFSQTRRIGAPGGAGSPLANRNSYRPPTMKRPLQQDGAGRPVLADVSNNGTSGNPPGAPGADPKRQKMA; encoded by the exons ATGCCCGC CCCGGGCGATCAGCACAGCATCGTGGTGAACCCTTTCGAGGAACCACAGAAGCGAATGAGCGAGTACACGGCACAGGAAATCGCTACTTTGCAAAGCCGCCTCGAAAAGCAGCTCGGCCCCGAATACCTATCCTCACGTTCCGGCCCTTCAGGCCAAAAGGTCCACTACATCACCGCCGAGAAGTGCATCGCTCTTGCCAACGAGGTATTCGGCTTCAATGGCTGGTCATCATCCATCCAGAACATCCAGGTCGACTTTGTCGACGAGCACCCGCAGACGATGAGGATCAGCCTCGGACTTTCTGTGATCATCAGGGTGACGCTTCGTGACGGCACGTTTCACGAGGATATTGGGTATGGGCATATCGAGAACTGCAAGGGCAAGGCTGCGGCGTTTGAAAAGGCGAAAAAGGAGGGCACCACAGATGCGTTGAAGAGGGCGTTGAGGAACTTTGGCAATGTGTTGGGCAACTGCATATACGACAAGGATTACCTCGCTAGGGTGATCAAGATGAAGGTTGAACCGAAAAGGTTCCACGAAGATGACTTGCACAGACAGCAAGACTTTGTCGTCAAAAGGGTGGAGGAAAAGGCACCAGCGGCACCAGCGGCACCACCCGTAAAACTAGAGACCACGGAATCTCTCGAAGACCTGATGGATGAAG ACTTCGACGATGTGGACTTCGCCATCTCCGAAGGCGACCATCCTGACGAAGTTACTCTCCCAGCAACAACGAACGGCAACTCGAACAGTAGGGCTGCGAGCGTTGCCCCAGCGCCCGTACCTCAGCACATGCAAGCACCGTCTCGTCAAATGGGCAGGAGCACGTCAGCAGGAAATTTAGGAAACAATGGAAATCAACGACCACCTCAGACACCGAATCAAGCACAATCACGACCGGGCCCTCCAACAGGCTACGGCAACCGACCTCAACCACCAAACCAACCCCGCGCACCCTCGAACCCGTCAGGCCCCTCCGCTCCGTCCGCTCCCTCGGCAAATGCCAATGTGACTACGCCAGGCCAGGCTGGAAATGCCGCCGCCGAACCCATCGGCTTCTTTTCTGCACGTGCTGTACAGCAAATCCCAGAATCTGCTCTGCAGGGGAACAATGCTGACGCCCCCATGTTGCTGCCAGCCGGCCAACAAGCCTTCAATCCAAAGGCAGAGAGCCCATCCATACGAAAGACCCCCGGCATAGACCACTCGAGCTCAAAGCCGCTCTCTAGATCTGGTCAACACGTCCCGCCAACCCCATCGCAACAACCGTCTACGTCCGGCTTCACACCGGTGAGACCGGGCAATGCCGGCCCGGGAGGAGGAGCCGGCATGCCTCACCCTCAGTTCAGCCAGACTCGCCGTATCGGTGCTCCTGGAGGCGCTGGTAGTCCCCTGGCTAACCGGAACTCGTACCGGCCACCCACGATGAAGCGTCCGTTGCAGCAAGACGGCGCTGGACGACCGGTCCTGGCTGATGTATCGAATAATGGGACGTCGGGCAACCCTCCTGGCGCACCGGGAGCAGATCCGAAACGTCAGAAGATGGCTTGA
- a CDS encoding pfs domain-containing protein gives MTECIRLPDFQAYTIGWIAALNKELTAALAMLDERHKQPKNFAQNQRDTNNYSWGRIGAHYVVIASLAEGSYGLVSAATTAMSMVHSLPHIRFGLMVGIGAGIPRLEDGIDIRLGDVVVSRPVDGSPGVVQYDLGKVEANGEFQRVGALAPPPEVLLKGLAKLRADQRLNGSQLPNILDDALKRFPRLAKTRGKDATYTHQGLHNNRLFLASSPHAQTRRVQASLFQRNGVSMTFAQLAYHNLGLSMVWIWSTIMFLVLSPWRSQTRIPGAESVRPGQAGGARLQVIVKTEACVYCNPEDEIQREGRPDNDPEIHYGIIASGNSVVKDWCLCFEMEAAGLINKFPCLVVRGVCDYADSYKNDRWQNYAAIVAAAYAKELLSVMDATSIEQADRLERIMGRGQIHAWLAPPDASANFNEAAGHHHKGTGQWFLDSKEYLKWKTAACSSLWLYGRPGCGKTVLSSTIVNDLQRIGIECLYFYFTFTDTRKQS, from the exons ATGACGGAATGCATACGATTGCCTGATTTTCAGGCCTACACCATCGGATGGATTGCTGCCCTGAACAAAGAGCTCACAGCCGCGCTAGCCATGCTTGACGAAAGACATAAGCAACCTAAAAACTTTGCCCAGAACCAACGAGATACGAATAACTACTCATGGGGCCGAATCGGGGCCCACTACGTGGTCATCGCCTCGCTCGCCGAAGGAAGCTACGGCCTAGTTTCTGCAGCAACTACAGCAATGAGCATGGTTCACTCTCTTCCGCACATTCGCTTCGGTCTCATGGTCGGCATCGGTGCTGGTATCCCTAGATTAGAGGACGGTATCGATATCCGCCTCGGCGACGTTGTGGTCAGTCGGCCTGTTGATGGATCACCAGGTGTGGTACAGTATGATTTGGGGAAAGTGGAGGCAAACGGCGAATTCCAGCGAGTCGGCGCTCTTGCTCCTCCTCCGGAAGTTCTTCTCAAAGGATTGGCAAAGCTTAGAGCTGATCAAAGACTCAATGGCAGCCAATTACCAAATATACTAGATGATGCTCTCAAACGCTTTCCGCGGTTGGCTAAAACACGAGGCaaagacgctacttatacccATCAGGGACTTCACAACAATCGTCTATTCTTAGCATCGTCGCCACATGCACAAACAAGAAGAGTACAGGCCTCTCTATTTCAGAGGAACGGAGTCTCAATGACCTTCGCTCAGCTGGCCTATCACAACCTTGGGCTTTCAATGGTTTGGATCTGGAGCACAATAATGTTTCTTGTCCTTTCTCCGTGGAGGTCTCAGACCCGCATACCTGGTGCCGAATCGGTCAGGCCTGGTCAGGCTGGAGGAGCAAGACTTCAAGTCATTGTCAAGACTGAAGCTTGCGTATACTGCAATCCTGAAGATGAAATTCAAAGAGAAGGTCGACCTGACAACGACCCTGAGATCCATTATGGCATCATTGCTTCCGGAAACTCAGTTGTCAAGgact GGTGCCTATGTTTTGAGATGGAGGCGGCCGGTCTGATAAATAAATTCCCTTGCCTTGTGGTAAGAGGAGTTTGCGACTACGCGGACAGTTACAAAAACGACAGGTGGCAAAACTACGCAGCAATTGTTGCCGCTGCATACGCAAAGGAATTACTGAGTGTCATGGATGCTACGAGTATAGAGCAAGCCGATAGATTGGAACGCATCATGGGCAGGGGTCA GATACACGCTTGGCTTGCTCCACCAGACGCATCAGCCAATTTCAATGAGGCGGCCGGTCATCATCATAAAGGTACAGGCCAATGGTTTCTCGACAGTAAGGAGTATCTCAAGTGGAAAACAGCCGCTTGTTCGTCTTTGTGGCTATATGGCCGTCCAGGATGCGGCAAGACGGTCCTCAGCTCGACAATCGTCAACGACCTTCAGCGTATAGGAATCGAATGCTTGTACTTCTACTTCACTTTCACGGATACAAGAAAGCAGTCTTGA